TGTCGGGCGCACTGTCGGTGGGGACGTCGACCGTGAGGAGAACGGGATCCGCAGTGACTCCGGGCGTACGCACCGCGGCGAGTGCGGCCTCGTACCCGGCCGCGTCGCCGTAGGTCAGGCGGACGACGTCGCCGGCGACCTGCGTCTTGAGCTCCTCCGGGCTCCCCTCGGCGACGATGCGGCCGCCGTCGAGGACGGAGATCCGGTCGGCGAGCTGGTCGGCCTCCTCGAGGTACTGCGTGGTCAGCAGCACGGTGACCCCGGTGCCGGCGAGCTCGCGCACCGTCGCCCAGACCTGGTCGCGACTGCGGGGATCCAGGCCGGTGGTCGGCTCGTCGAGGAACAGCAGCGTCGGCGGCACGACCATGCTCATCGCGAGGTCGAGGCGGCGTCGCTGGCCCCCGGAGTACGTCCCGGCGCGCCGGTCGGCGATCGCGGCCAGGTCGAACCGCGCGATCAGCTCGTCGGTGCGGGCGGCGCTCTCGACTCGGGACAGCCGCCGGAGCCGGGCGACCATCGACAGGTTCTCGCGGGTCGTCAGCATCTCGTCGACGGCGGCGTACTGGCCGGTGAGGCTGATCTGCCCGCGTACGGCTCGGG
Above is a genomic segment from Mumia sp. Pv4-285 containing:
- a CDS encoding ATP-binding cassette domain-containing protein; its protein translation is MAYTVEVAGLTKSYGSTKVLRGVDLAIETGSVHGLLGANGAGKTTLVRILATLIGYDGGSARVAGHDVAREARAVRGQISLTGQYAAVDEMLTTRENLSMVARLRRLSRVESAARTDELIARFDLAAIADRRAGTYSGGQRRRLDLAMSMVVPPTLLFLDEPTTGLDPRSRDQVWATVRELAGTGVTVLLTTQYLEEADQLADRISVLDGGRIVAEGSPEELKTQVAGDVVRLTYGDAAGYEAALAAVRTPGVTADPVLLTVDVPTDSAPDSLRTLLDTLAAADASPRRVGMHAPSLDDVFLTLTAPTQEALR